In the genome of Salana multivorans, the window CCCCGACGCGTACGCCCAGCACGAGGAGCTGGCGCGCGCGTTCGCCTCGGCGCTCACCGGGTGGACCGAGGCCGACCTGCGCTGCGTGCTCGACCCGTTCGACGGCGACCCGGCCGCGGTGGCACCGGCCGTCGTCACGCGTCTGGAGCGGGACTACGGCGTGGTCGGCACCGTGACGACGCTGAGCACCGCGAGCACGCCGTCGTCCGGGTCCCGGGGTGCCGGCGACGCCGCGCGGGCCGAGGCCGGCTGGGCCGACGTCGCGATCCTCGACGCCCGCTCGCTGGGCCGTCCGGACGAGGACACGACGCGGCTCGCCTGGGCGATCGCCCAGGGCGCGGTCGCCGGCGCCGTCGACACGGGAGCCGGGACGGTGCGCGTGGCCGCCTCCGTGTGGGAGCGCGAGACGGGACGCTGGCGGGCGGCGGGCGAGAACGAGGCGGTGCCCGAGCTGGGCATGGTCGTCGTCGCCCCCTGACTCAGCGGGTGGGACGGTCCTGGACCGGGACGAAGTCCCGCTCGAGCGGACCCGTGTAGACCTGGCGCGGCCGGGCGATCTTGGTGCTCGGGTCCTGCATCATCTCGCGCCACTGGGCGATCCAGCCGGGCATCCGGCCGATCGCGAACAGCGGGGTGAACATCGACGTCGGGAAGCCCATCGCGCGGTAGATGAGGCCCGTGTAGAAGTCGACGTTCGGGTAGAGCTTGCGCTCGACGAAGTAGTCGTCCGCCAGGGCGATGCCCTCGAGCTCCATCGCGATGTCGAGCAGCTCGTCCCGCTTGCCCATCGAGGAGAGCACCTCGTCCGCCAGCTTCTTGACGATCGCCGCGCGCGGGTCGTAGTTCTTGTAGACGCGGTGCCCGAAGCCCATGAGTCGCGCGCCCGACGACTTGTCCTTGACCTTCGTCATGAACTCCGAGACGGCGACGCCGGAGTCGCGGATCTCCTCGAGCATCGCGAGGACGGCCTCGTTCGCGCCGCCGTGCTTGGGGCCGGCGAGCGCGCTGATCCCGGCGGAGACGGACAGGAACAGGTTCGCCCCGGCCGACCCGACGTTGCGGACCGTCGACGTGGAGCAGTTCTGCTCGTGGTCGGCGTGCAGCAGCAGGAGGACGTCGAGCGCGCGGACCATCGCGGGGTCCGGCTCCCAGCGCCGGTGCGGTCCGACGGACAGGCGCAGCATGTCCGCCACGTAGCCGATCTCGGGCGCGACGTCGGGCTTGTCCTGGTGCCGCGCGTGCCGCAGGGCGTACGCCATGAGCGTCGGCGCCTTTGCCAGCAGCAGCACGGTGGCGAGGTCCATCTGCTCGGCGCTCGTGATGTCGAAGACCTCGTGGTAGTGCCCCGGCATGGCGGCGACCGCCGAGGAGAGGATCGCCATCGGGTGCGCCTCGCGCGGGAACGAGGAGATGAGGCGCTGGTAGTCGTCGTGCACGTGGGTGTGCCGGAGGATCCGGTCCTCCCACTCGAGCGCCTCCTCGGCCGTCGGCAGCTCGCCGTGGCTCAGCAGGTAGCCCGTCTCGAGGTAGCTCGAGCTCTCCGCGAGCTGCTCGATGGGGTAGCCGCGGTAGCGCAGGATGCCCGCGTCGCCGTCGATGTAGGTGATCGCCGAACGGCACGCCGCCGTGTTCATGAACCCGGGGTCGTACGTCACCATCCCGGTCGTGCCGAGGAGCGAGTTGATCGAGAGACCCGAGGCCCCCTCGACCGCCGGCACCACCGAGAGCTCGAGGCTCGTCTCGTCGACGGTCAGCGTCGGGGTGGCCGTCGGGATCGTGTCGGGGGTGTCGGTCGCCGTCATCGGAGCTCCGTTCGCAGTGGTGCCGGTCCTGCCAGGCGCGCACCACCGGCGGGGCGGCGCGATGCCACGGAAGGGCAAAGATCAGGTGTCGATTGTCTCACGCCGAGGCGCGCGGACCCGCGAGAGCCGAGAGCCGCTCAGCGGCCGCGGCGACGTCGGCGTCCGATGCCGTCAGCGAGACGCGCACGTGGTCGCCGGCCGCCGGACCGTAGAAGATCCCGGGTCCCGCCACGATCCCGAGGTCGGCCAGCAGCTCCATGACGGGCCAGCACAGCGGTCCACGGGACGCGTCGCCGCCGGTCCCGCGCGCGGCCAGCAGCTCCTCGAGCCCGGCCCCCGGGCGCACCCAGAGGTACAGGCCGGCCTCGGAGTGGTCGATGACGAAGCCGGCGGCCTCCAGCGCCGGGGCGAGCAGCTCGCGGCGCGCTGCGTACCGCGCGACCTGCTCGACCACGTGCTCCCGGTCGCCGAGCGCGACCTCCATCGCGCGCTGCACGGGCGCCGGCGGCATCATCCCGAGGTGCCGGCGCTGCTGGAGCAGCCGGTCGACCAGGTCCGCGTCGCCCGCGACGAACGCGGCGCGGTAGCCCGCGAGGTTCGACTGCTTGGAGAGCGAGTAGACCGACAGCAGCCCCGTGTGGTCGCCGGAGCTGACCGCGTCCTCGAGCACGCACGGCACTCCCCCGCCGGCCGAGCGCGGCAGC includes:
- the dapC gene encoding succinyldiaminopimelate transaminase; amino-acid sequence: MGFHELGVAYPWDAVVPLRERAGRHPGGPVDLSIGTPVDPTPALVQDALRAAADAHGYPTVAGPASLRRAVVDWYARERGVSGLRPEAVLPTIGSKELVALLPSQLGLGPGDVVVVPTMAYPTYEVGARLAGADVLASDDPSEWAGDPAVRLVWLNSPANPTGEVLPRELMAATVRAARAVGAVVASDECYAMLPWTEPWSLPRSAGGGVPCVLEDAVSSGDHTGLLSVYSLSKQSNLAGYRAAFVAGDADLVDRLLQQRRHLGMMPPAPVQRAMEVALGDREHVVEQVARYAARRELLAPALEAAGFVIDHSEAGLYLWVRPGAGLEELLAARGTGGDASRGPLCWPVMELLADLGIVAGPGIFYGPAAGDHVRVSLTASDADVAAAAERLSALAGPRASA
- a CDS encoding citrate synthase, with the translated sequence MTATDTPDTIPTATPTLTVDETSLELSVVPAVEGASGLSINSLLGTTGMVTYDPGFMNTAACRSAITYIDGDAGILRYRGYPIEQLAESSSYLETGYLLSHGELPTAEEALEWEDRILRHTHVHDDYQRLISSFPREAHPMAILSSAVAAMPGHYHEVFDITSAEQMDLATVLLLAKAPTLMAYALRHARHQDKPDVAPEIGYVADMLRLSVGPHRRWEPDPAMVRALDVLLLLHADHEQNCSTSTVRNVGSAGANLFLSVSAGISALAGPKHGGANEAVLAMLEEIRDSGVAVSEFMTKVKDKSSGARLMGFGHRVYKNYDPRAAIVKKLADEVLSSMGKRDELLDIAMELEGIALADDYFVERKLYPNVDFYTGLIYRAMGFPTSMFTPLFAIGRMPGWIAQWREMMQDPSTKIARPRQVYTGPLERDFVPVQDRPTR